GCGTCGACCCTTGCTGCTGTTGCGTTTTCCCCTCGTCACAGCTGGGTGGGCTGTTATTTGTTCCATGTGGTACTAAGAGGCTTCGCAAGGTGAGTTCTGTTGACTGTGATGAACATTCTCCTGCCTGTCACTTGGGGCCTGTAGCCTCGTTCCTGTTGTGGACACCTGGGGGTGCATGTGTGGTTATGGACTCTCCATGCTGGACCGTGGTGGACCCTGCCCAACTGAAAGCATTTGGAAAGCAGGAAGGTGACTTACAGAGCACCTCTCTATCGCCCACAGACAGCACTTGTTGCTAAGCAACTCTTTCCTCTTTCACCTCCATCCACTGAGTTATTGGACAAGCCCTGCTTCTGGGAATGCCAAAAGGCCTGTCTATTTTTAGGCAGAAAAGAAAGACTACCCAGTACCTTCTGCCCACAGCCTTACTCAGTAGAGCAGATCAATATGCTCGATGCTGATGAGGGTTCTCGGAAACCTATAAAGGCCCCGCTTTCCTTGCTCTCCCTCCATTCCACCCATCATTCGTCAGACTTGCTTTCCTGCACAGAGGGCAGGGAGGTCTGCGGGAACCATAAAACAtgagggttttctttctttttgctgtcTTCTTCTGTTTGGTCCACACGAACTCAGGTAACTGACCCCTGGTGGCCCTGGGGAAGGCAGTGCAGGAATGCCATTTATGTGTGCGGCAGCATGTGGAGCGTGGGCAGGGTGCCCCGTGGTGTCAGTGGGCGCAGGGGAGCCACTCGGGGCTCAGGTCCAGGCCACCATGGCCTCCTTTGTGAAGAGGTTATTTAAGGTAGATAAAGGTTAGAAGAGTCATACACAAGAAGGGCAGGTGTGTTAAGTGCTCACTGCAGTCTGAGAAGGAAATCATGGTCACACAAGTGTCAGAGCAGGAAGGGAGCCCAGTGCTGTATGGCAGCCCTGCAGTCCACAAGGGGAAGCCGGGGTCAGGCAAAGTGGGATTCGCTGTGTGCAATGAACAATTACAGCTGCAGGAGGTCTTCACACTTACCATGCCTGCCCCATACATAgcctagtttctttttctctttttgatactgaggattgaacccagaggtgctttatttATGAGATACATGCCCAGCccctaattttataattttgagatgaactctaagttgctgaggctggtcccaAACTTGagcttctcctgtctcagtctccaaagTTGCTGGACCTATGAGTGTAAGCCACCACATTTGGATTCCCTAGGTTCTTTAAAAGGAGACTGACACTTTAATGTTGaactaactttctttctttctttctttctttctttctttctttctttctttctttctttccttccttccttccttccttccttccttccttccttcctttctttctttctttctgtggtgatactgaagattgaacccaggggagcttcgCCCCTGgactgcatccccagctctttttattttttattttgaaacagagtcttgcgaggttgctgaggctgccctcaaacttgcaattctcctgcttctgtctcctgagtcacagggattataggcaggcacaaccatgcctggcttaacctatttcatagatgagaaaactatgATGTGGCCATTTTAATGAGTTTTTGGAAGAAGTGAGTCTAGACTCCAGCTCCTCCAAGCCCGAGGCTGGTGGCGTCTCTGTCTCTGCTGAAGGGGAGATCCACACCTTCACCTGGCTCTCCCCTGGCTGACGTGGTCCTGGATCACAGTCCCATTGAGAGCTGAGGCACTGTGACGCTTTTAGACCACCCAGAGCACGTTCATGACCCTGTGAGACCAGCACTGTCATGGCTCCTGTGTTAAGAATCTTTCTTATGGGAACACTGGGTGGCTGTTCTTGACCTGCAAGCCCTCTAGCCAaggtttcatttccttcttttcactGTGAGTATAAAACTGGACATTGGGCCACAAGCCGAGAATTAGAATTTTTTCCAGTCTCCTAGATACCAAGACCTGTGCGGCCCCCATTATTCCACTTTGTTTTCTAAAACCCGCTTCTCCTCCTGCAAAGCACCTCTTCCTCAGGTTTTTGGAGGGCACTGATACGATAGGTAGCCTCTCCCCACGGCCTGCTGTGGGTCAggtggccacacacacacacacacacacacacacagaggcacacacatGCCGCGTGACCCTCCTACAAGCTTGTGAGATAGGGATGGCTGTTCTGCTTTGGGGCTCAGAGAGCAAAGCTCGGTGAACCTGGGACTTGTCCAAAGATGCTGAGCTTTGCAAGCATTTGGAAAACCCCTGgagttgggctgtgggctgggccaTTCTTGACTGTACTCCACGGATTAAATATCGACCTATTTTTGTTGGCTCCGCAGGGGACATCCCTCCTGGAATTAGAAACACTATCTGCCTCCTGCAACACGGGAAGTGCAGACTATTTTTTTGCTATGCTGGTGAGAAAAAGGGTGATATTTGCTCTGATCCCTGGAATAGGTGCTGTGTACCAAATCCCAGCGAAGAAGGGAAATGGAAGGTGGCAAATCTGGAACCTAAAACGCAAGCTCCTGTAAGGCCGAAAGCTCTGAACAtcacaaagaattaaaagaatttgtgGCTAACAGTCGGTGCTCAATAAACACTGGTAGACTGAATCTAGCACCTCGGTGAAGGTCTGGTGACAGCATTTTCTTGAGAGCTTCCTtactttgccattttcttttttttattcaaggAGTTCCGGGATTTTGTGATATTTCATCTCTTTTCACGCTTCCCTCCTTTTCTtattccagagagagagagagagcagagtaGAAAGCaaactccaaattttattttcacatggcACAGAAATGCAGCCCATCTAATGGCCTCGCTTCCACCTAATGAACCCTGCACTAGCCTTCTTGCACTTATTCACACAGACTGCAAGGGGCCTCTTCAGCCATAATAGCAATAGGTCACACTTACATAGAATTGTATTGTTTTCAGACATTTACTCTTAGGTTATCTCAACTGAATGAAACAACAGTCTTAGGGAGTATGTAATAAGTATGAGCATTTCCACTTTAgggatggaagaaaaaagaagataataatttCAATCAAATTAAGTCAGCAATTCACAGACAGGACTCTTGAATCACCTCATCAACCAAGGGTTCATTCTTTGCTACTTCTAAAGACATGTTCCTGAGCAGTTAAAGTAAGTAGGGACCTGTCCATGAAGACTCCTTAACACTTAACCATTGTCCTTTACCCTCCTGTGGATCTTGCTCACAGTATTATCCATACCAAGCTTCGAGCCCATCATCTCAAGGACAGTGAATATTAATTACAGATAAGGAACTTAAGAAATAATTAAGGCAACTGAGCTGGTGTGTGATAGCCCTGCGCTAAGCTATCTGTGGAACAACAGGGCTTTGatatcttgttttcattttagttcATGACCTGAATGCAGTTTGCTAATGAATCAGCTGAGTGCACTTAATGTAACTTAGAATATGTTATTTTAGTTTCCTATCTCTATCATTTAGGTTCCTGTCACCTCCAGTTGCAATGAATATTTGACAAAATGCCTTTGGGCTCTCCCCAGCTTCTTCTAAACActcctgcattttattttctaaaaacaatcaGGCAGACCCCTTAGACCCAGAGTGGAGCCTCTCTCAGACACAGACGGCTCAGCAAGGTCCTCTCTCACCCCTGGAGGGTGGAATACCTCCCCATACTTGGTCTGGATGCCTGCCCGGGAGGGGTGCTGGCCCCTGGGTCAGCCTTTGCTCCTGAGTGAAACACAGTCAATCTCTCTGCCTCCAGGAGGGCAGACACACCCTCAGCCAGCAGTGTGACCACTCCGAACCCAACAGATCGGAGATATGCCATGAAAAGATGGCCGGTGCCCAAAACCTGGGCTGGAGCCTAGTTCCACATTCTCCACTGAGCAGGAGACCTGAGCCGCAGTCCCTGACCTGGGCCACGTGTTCCTCAAGAATTAAGTGAAACCGCTGGGCTAGAGCTCCGAGAGCCCGCCACAGCTCACTGCCTGTGGGCACACAGTCACTCTACTTCTGTGGCCCTGGTAGGTCGCCATCAAGTGAAGTGACAAGAAGGACCCACCCCatcacctccccccccccattgcACTGCTGGGTGAAAGCTGACAAGGAGCCATCGCAGAGGCCAGGATCAGACAGTGCAGATTGGCACAGGCCCTGTGCTGTAGGCACACTGTGCGGTTTAATATCCTTAAGATGGAAACTGGGCCTATTTGTGGGGAAACGTTATCTTGATGGAATGTGAACCTTCTCTCGATCATCTGTGGGCCTCAGTCATATGTGGTAGAAAAGAGGCACCTGTGGCGCTTGCCACAGAACAGGCTCCAGGAGTCTGGCTGAGGTTCTCCAGAGGCAAACAAGGAGCCAAGGTAAGGAAGAACAGGGCGTCCTTGGCAGAAGGCTTCGGAGCTGATCTCATGCTTTATTTTATCCTGTGAAAAATGCCTCTGGGTCAGGCTCATTCACAACCTGAATGAGCCCAGGGACCAGATACAGGGTCTTGTTCCGTCCCTCTGGGGGCTTTGGGAAAGTTGGCTTAACTCCATAACATCCGTTTCCCGGTATGCAAAAGTAAAAGATTGCACTGAGTCCTAAAATGTCCTGGAGTGGTTCCAGGAAGATATGAATCCCCAAGTTCATTTTCCAACCCAGAAACATCCTTGGCCAGAGAACAGCCCGTCAATACCAACGCTTGCCGCCAGAGGGCGCGCGGCCACCGCCAACGCCGACACCGGCTGTGGCCGCGCTGCGCGGAGCTGGCCCATTTGGCAGGAAAGCCCCGCTGGGGGGGCGGCAGAAAGCCAGAACCATCTCAGCCTCTCCCCTATTCCGTGGACACGAACAGTAGTGACTCGTTCATCTCTGCCCTGCACAGAGTAGCAAAGCCCTGTAGTTTGTGGAAATGAGTTCAGTTCAGACGGAGACCAGCAAAAGAAGGCCATTTACCACTATTCTTTAAGACCCTGAGAAAAAGTGTAGATTTTTTAAACCAACAATGTTACTTCTGGTAATTTCTCCTGAGGAAATAAATATGtccaaaatagcaaaaaaaataaaataaaataaaaaataaagcatctgTGTGCTGCTCTTACTGGCGCAGAGGGCCCAGGCAGAAGCAGAACGCAGACGCTCCCCCTCCCCTGTTTTCTGGAGTTGTGACCCCCGTGCGCTGAGCATCCTCAGACACCAGGAGTCAGCTTGAGGGCAGCAGAAGCATTGCAGGATTTGTGGGTGCTCACCAGGCCTGGTCTGCCCTTGGTTGTGGGCAGTCTGTGCCAGAGATCCAGATAAGATCAGGAGTTGTGTAGGGAGAGAAGCCCGAGGCTGTTCACTCAGCCGCCCTCAGCCCCAGGTCCACCTTCAGCTTGGGGActttcctgccctgccctggctctAAGTCACTTTGAGCAGTGGTCAGGCATCTAGGAAGAGCTGCTGGGAAAGCGGGGCTTTGCAAGCCTCCTCTTTAACACACTACTGCCACCTTTCTGATCTAAGGACTGGGCAACCCAGGGACATTCCCCTGAGACTGGCCACATGCTGGTCAAAGCCCAAAGCCCAAATCCCTGTCTTTTGTCTCACAACCTCCAGACTTTGCTGATCCTACtcctcctctgtccccttccccttccccacttGGAGTTCCCTGTAAGATCCAGCCGGCAGATGGacaaagccctgagcaactccccacccccttctcATTCAACCTCACAGTGCAGCCTGAAGATTCTCAATGGAGCACATGATCCATGCATATCCAGGGACAATGGAGGCAGCAGAATTAAAGAACAAGGATCGAGAAGCTGAAAAGTGCCCACctgtatccccagcctctgaTGGAGCACCTGCCTCTTACAGTGTCATCCCCTGCCATCCTCTGTCCCTCAATCACAGAACCTGagaccaaaaaacaacaacaacaacaacaacaacctagCAGGTCCCCGACAGGCAGCACAGTGCTGTGCAAAGAGCCTGACCAGGGATCGGAACACCCAAGTCCCTCCTGAAGCCACAGTCCTGCTTTGCCACTGGAGCCTCACAGGCCTCCTCTGTAACTTGAGCAGAACTGTTGAGTTTGCTGATTTCAAATGACAAAGCCTGAGGGAGACCGTTGGTGAATGATGGGGGAGCACCGGGTGGAAGAGGACGACTCTGTTACCCAGTGTGGGAACCTTCTTAAATCAGATGAGACACAGCGAAAGTGacttggaattatttttaaaggtggaAAAAGCATATCTCCCATCCCATTTGAATACCATGTGTAGAGTGATTTAGTGGTTAAaatacacacacgcatacacatgTACACTTTACACGGGGAGATTCACTATACAAGGGTAAC
This portion of the Urocitellus parryii isolate mUroPar1 chromosome 14, mUroPar1.hap1, whole genome shotgun sequence genome encodes:
- the LOC144250098 gene encoding sperm-associated antigen 11A-like yields the protein MRVFFLFAVFFCLVHTNSGDIPPGIRNTICLLQHGKCRLFFCYAGEKKGDICSDPWNRCCVPNPSEEGKWKVANLEPKTQAPNNLQAPAGAPSRKPPQLRRGLQGWKRCCL